The DNA window GGACTTTGAAAACAAATTAATAAATTCCATTTTTACGCCAACCCCTGCACTCAAGGCAATAAATTCTTCACACAAACTATCACTTAAATCTTTGGTTTTGGCAATATAATACACAAAAACTTTAATCATTTGCGTTAAGATACCTCAAAATTCGTGCAATACTTTGTTTCATTTCTCTTCTTTGAACAATCATATCAATTAAGCCGTGTTCTAACAGAAATTCTGCCGTTTGAAATCCTTGTGGCAAATCCGCACCAATTGTCTGTTTAATCACTCTAGCTCCTGCAAATCCGATCATCGCACCTGGTTCAGCCATAATAATATCGCCCAAAAAGGCAAAAGACGCACTAACTCCACCCATTGTAGGATCTGTCAAAATTGAGATAAAAGGCAATTTTGCCTCACTTAAAATATTTAAAGCCGCCGAAGTCTTTGCCATTTGCATTAAAGAATAAGTTGATTCTTGCATTCTTGCACCACCACTTGCACTAACAATAATCAACCCCTGCTTTTTCTCCACACTGCGATTAATAGCCCTAACAATCTTTTCTCCCTCCACAGAAGCCAAAGATCCACCCATAAAGTTAAAATCAAACAAAACAAGCTGGGCAGGTATCCCTTCAATTCTACATTCACCACTGATAATTGAACTAGGGCGACCACATTTTTTTTGGTATTCTTCTATGCGCTTTTTATAGCTTTTTTTATCAACAAAATCTAAAGGATCTGTAGGTGCTAAATCTTTATCATATTCAACAAAACTTCCATCATCGCACATCAAAGCAATTCTATCTTGTAATCCAATACGCATATGAAAATTACATTTAGGACAAGTATAATATTGTGCGATTACTTCTTTATAATACATCAAAGCATTACAACTAGGACATTTTATCCAATGACTTGGAGCTTCTTTAGGTGTTGCTCTTTCTTGATTTTCCTTTTTAAAAGTTTTAAAAAAATCTACAAATCCCACCATTTATTCCTTAAGCTTGAAAAGTTTCAAAAAATAACAAAATTGTATAAAATTCTGTGTTAATTTATACTAAAGATTTCAAAATGAATATTCAAACTAACGATAAAAGCTTTACGCTTTTTAATCAAACCTTCCAAGAACACTATCATTCTACCAAAGATGGTGCTTTAAAAGAAACCTTACACAAGCATATTTTTCCTAGTTTTGCCTATTTTAAAAACAAACAAAAACTAAGAATCCTTGATATTTGCTTTGGACTTGGTTACAACACGCTTTGTGCAATAAAATATGCTAGTAGCTATGGTATCCAATCCCTAGAAATCCACTCCCCCGAAATGGATTCTTGCCTATTAAAATCACTCTCAAGCCTTACTTATCCACAAGAGCTTGACTTAGAGATTCTTAATAGCCTCACACAAAACCATTTTTATAAAAGTAAAAATTTGGAAGTTTTTTTGCATTTAGGCGATGCAAGAGAGATTTTAAAAAGCTTTCAAAAATCTTTTTTTGATATAGTCTTCCAAGATGCTTTTAGTCCCGCTAAAAATCCTCTTTTATGGACTTATGAATATTTTAAAACTCTTTTTTTGCTCACCCAAAAAGATTGTATTCTAACAACTTATAGTCAAAACTCGGCTATGCTTTATAGTGCCTTTTTAGCAGGATTCAAACCTTTCAAACTTACCCAAAAACACACACGGGATTCCATAATCTTTACCAAACTAGAATCTGCTCCACCCTTAAAACTTGAAAATGTGCTCACAATCAAGCCCATTAATCTTGCCCACAAAATCACCACCAATCACAATCTCAAGGGCTTATATGATTCTTTTTAATTCATTCAATACCTTATAAAGGTGCCAAAAACTCAAAAAACTGGATTTCCTACTCCATACATCATAAACAAAACCATAAAAGCTGCAAATAATGCTAAAATAATAGGTGCAAATCTTGCCATCATAAAGCCTTAAAGAAAAGATAATGAAAGAGTTAGCATACAATAAAAGACCTAAAAACTTCCAACAATTTATTGGACAAAAGCATATTTTTGGAGAAAACTCTCCTTTTATGCGACTATTAAAAAGTGGCGAGATTCCACACAGCTTCTTTTTTGGTCCCCCAGGAAGTGGCAAAACAACTGCTGCAAGACTGATTGCCAATGAACTTGATTATCCCTTTTATAGTCTTAATGCCACAAGTTTTAAAAGTGAAGATTTGCGCAATATTCTAAAACAGCACCAAAATACTCTGCAAAAACCTCTTATTTTTATTGACGAAGTCCATAGATTAAACAAAGCCCAACAAGAACTACTTTTGCCCATTATGGAAAATCACCAAGCTTTAATCTTAGGGGCTTCTATGGAAAATCCCTTTTTTTCGCTGATTAATGCGATTCGATCACGATCTTTTGTATTTGAATTTTATCGCCTAAGTAAAGAAGAATTAGCGCAGATTCTAGAAGAATACTCCCTAGAAGATTCTATTAAAGACTTTTTAATTGGCACTAGCGGTGGCGATGCAAGGGCAATGCTAAATCTACTTGATTGTGCCTTAAGCACTAAAATGCCACTCACTCTTGAGCTTTTAAAATCCATTCGTCCTCATTCACTAAATAGTAGCGCTAGCGATTCTGATACACATTACAATCTTATTTCAGCTATGATAAAAAGCATTCGTGGAAGTGATGAAAATGCTGCTATTTATTACCTAGCAAGACTAATTGAAGGGGGTGAAAATCCTGAATTTATCGCAAGACGACTTGTAATTTTAGCCAGTGAAGATATTGGCAATGCTAATCCAAATGCCTTAAATCTTGCCAATTCAACCTTGCAAAGCGTTGCTAAAATTGGTTATCCAGAAGCAAGAATCATTTTAAGTCAATGCGTAATTTATCTCTGTGCTTCACCCAAATCCAACACTTCTTATGAAGCCATTAATGCTGCCTTAGAATATGTCCGCAAAAACCCCAATGAGCCTATTCCAGAACATATACAACAATTCCACAAAGATTATTTGTATCCGCATAATTTTGGGGGCTGGGTGAAACAAAAATATCTACTTAAAAATTTAGAGTTTGTTAAATGGCAACCCAAAGGCTTTGAGAAAACCTTAAAAGAATGGCTTGATAAAATACGCACTATCAAAACCAAAGAATAAAAATAAGCTTAAAAAATACTCATCAAAAAAGAGTTCAAAAACCAAAAAGAATCAAATAAAAAGAGAGTGGCACTAGCCAAGAGCTAGTTATTCCACTACTGGGATATGGGCAGTTCTTTTATCCTCACCAATATCATCTCTGTGTGGTTGAGAATCTACCACTGCATCCCAAACGATACAGCCTTCTGTTGGACAGGCAGAAGCACAGGCAGGCTCATCATTGTGTCCCACACACTCTACACATTTATTATTATAAACAAAATAGCAACCATCGTTATTTGGGCTATCATCATCATCTACAATTGCTTCTACTGGACATTCATCAATACAAGCACCACAGGCGATACAAATATCAGTAATCTTAACAGCCATATTATCTCCTTTAAAGTTTAAAATTAAACTTTAAAGTATATAAAAAAGCTACTAAAAGGAATCTTTAATCAACTCTTCTTGGCAATTTTTGTTTTAAAAATGCTTAAATTGTAGAGTATAGTTATTTAATTATGTTTATTGATTGCTTGAAATAGTTCCAAAGCTTCTTTGAGATTTGAAACCCTATGTGTCGCGTGTAAAGCTTGGTTTTCCCCAACCAAAATTCGCGTTTGCACTCCAGCTTCAAGCCCTGCTATCATATCTGTATCTTTGTCGCCCAAAATATAGCTATCATATTGTGATAAATCCAATCCAAAATCCGCACAAGCTTGAAGCAACATTTGAGGCTTAGGCTTGCGACAGATACAATTTTCTTCCTTGGTATGCGGACAAAAATAAATGCCATCAAAACCAATATTTTTAGGCACAAAACCGCTTTGACGCAGTGGAATCATAAGGCAAGAAACAATGCAGTTTTGCATAAAAGCACTTAAAGTTTCAAAGTCTTTTTGCGTGAATATTCCACGATGAATACCTGATTGATTAGTCACCAAAAAACACAAGGAATCTTGTTTTTTTAGCTCCAAAAAAAGCTCCATAAAAAAGGGAGCGAAATAAAACTTTTCAATCTCATAACCATAAGGAGCATCTTCAAGATTCACGACATCATCTCGATCAAAAAACACGACCTTTTGTTTCATCTAAATACCCCTAGGAACTTTTGCAATCTAATGGCAAAGAGATAGAAAAATGGCGTATTTAAAAGCCCAAGGCAGAATTTAATCAAATAATCTCCAAAGACTAGCATAAGGACATTTTGCCAAGGCATAACAAATAAAAAGGCAATGTGAAAAAAAATCATCGTATCAACAAACTGCGAGAATGCAGTGCTTCCGACACTTCTTAGCCACCACAAACGGGGAAACTTTGATTTTAACCAATAAAAGATATAAACATCTACTTGTTGCGAAAAGAAAAAAGCACTCACACTTGCAAGGGCAATCCGGAATTCAGCCAAAAACATTGAAGGGATAAAGGCACAAAAAATACCGATTCTAACCACCTTTAAAACCTCATCTCTATGGTATCTTTCTGCTAAAATATCTGCCAACAAAAAAGTAAAAGGATAAGTTATAGCGCCATAAGTAAAAAAGTTATTGACAGGGAATTGCACAAGATAATTTGAAGCCACAATCAATGCAGTAAAAATCACCACTGATACCAATATAACTGAAAAAGACATTGTTTTTTTAAACATCTGCCAAACTCCAAACTTAATTTCCCAAACACACAAAGTCTAGGCATTTAATATTATTAAATTGATAGCAAAAGACTTACATCATTTTATTGCAAACTCATATTTTTAAGAATCAAGATTCTAGCCAAATTAAAATAACAATCCTAAAAATAATTCTTAAAAATCTATTTTTGCAACGCAATTAATCAGTATTCAAAGCTTTTAGACAAACACTCGCAAACACCCAAAAACCTATAAAATTTGCTAAGATTAAGCAAGGATTCCAAGGTGGAATCCAAAAGATTGCTTTAAATTTTAAAAGGGTTTTCAACCACTCTTTTTCTATCTACAATGTAAGGAATAAGCGCCATTTGTCTTGCTCTTTTGATAGCAACTTCTACGCGCTCTTGCCATTTTTTAGAGTTTCCAGTTAAACGGCGTGGCATAATTTTGTAGCGCTCTGATAAAGAATGCTTAAGCATATCAATATCTTTGTA is part of the Helicobacter colisuis genome and encodes:
- the accD gene encoding acetyl-CoA carboxylase, carboxyltransferase subunit beta, coding for MGFVDFFKTFKKENQERATPKEAPSHWIKCPSCNALMYYKEVIAQYYTCPKCNFHMRIGLQDRIALMCDDGSFVEYDKDLAPTDPLDFVDKKSYKKRIEEYQKKCGRPSSIISGECRIEGIPAQLVLFDFNFMGGSLASVEGEKIVRAINRSVEKKQGLIIVSASGGARMQESTYSLMQMAKTSAALNILSEAKLPFISILTDPTMGGVSASFAFLGDIIMAEPGAMIGFAGARVIKQTIGADLPQGFQTAEFLLEHGLIDMIVQRREMKQSIARILRYLNAND
- the rpsR gene encoding 30S ribosomal protein S18 — translated: MAEKKRYSKRYCRYTESKIEFIDYKDIDMLKHSLSERYKIMPRRLTGNSKKWQERVEVAIKRARQMALIPYIVDRKRVVENPFKI
- a CDS encoding replication-associated recombination protein A, with translation MKELAYNKRPKNFQQFIGQKHIFGENSPFMRLLKSGEIPHSFFFGPPGSGKTTAARLIANELDYPFYSLNATSFKSEDLRNILKQHQNTLQKPLIFIDEVHRLNKAQQELLLPIMENHQALILGASMENPFFSLINAIRSRSFVFEFYRLSKEELAQILEEYSLEDSIKDFLIGTSGGDARAMLNLLDCALSTKMPLTLELLKSIRPHSLNSSASDSDTHYNLISAMIKSIRGSDENAAIYYLARLIEGGENPEFIARRLVILASEDIGNANPNALNLANSTLQSVAKIGYPEARIILSQCVIYLCASPKSNTSYEAINAALEYVRKNPNEPIPEHIQQFHKDYLYPHNFGGWVKQKYLLKNLEFVKWQPKGFEKTLKEWLDKIRTIKTKE
- a CDS encoding queuosine precursor transporter, encoding MFKKTMSFSVILVSVVIFTALIVASNYLVQFPVNNFFTYGAITYPFTFLLADILAERYHRDEVLKVVRIGIFCAFIPSMFLAEFRIALASVSAFFFSQQVDVYIFYWLKSKFPRLWWLRSVGSTAFSQFVDTMIFFHIAFLFVMPWQNVLMLVFGDYLIKFCLGLLNTPFFYLFAIRLQKFLGVFR
- a CDS encoding tRNA (5-methylaminomethyl-2-thiouridine)(34)-methyltransferase MnmD codes for the protein MNIQTNDKSFTLFNQTFQEHYHSTKDGALKETLHKHIFPSFAYFKNKQKLRILDICFGLGYNTLCAIKYASSYGIQSLEIHSPEMDSCLLKSLSSLTYPQELDLEILNSLTQNHFYKSKNLEVFLHLGDAREILKSFQKSFFDIVFQDAFSPAKNPLLWTYEYFKTLFLLTQKDCILTTYSQNSAMLYSAFLAGFKPFKLTQKHTRDSIIFTKLESAPPLKLENVLTIKPINLAHKITTNHNLKGLYDSF
- a CDS encoding 4Fe-4S binding protein, translated to MAVKITDICIACGACIDECPVEAIVDDDDSPNNDGCYFVYNNKCVECVGHNDEPACASACPTEGCIVWDAVVDSQPHRDDIGEDKRTAHIPVVE
- a CDS encoding D-glycero-alpha-D-manno-heptose-1,7-bisphosphate 7-phosphatase is translated as MKQKVVFFDRDDVVNLEDAPYGYEIEKFYFAPFFMELFLELKKQDSLCFLVTNQSGIHRGIFTQKDFETLSAFMQNCIVSCLMIPLRQSGFVPKNIGFDGIYFCPHTKEENCICRKPKPQMLLQACADFGLDLSQYDSYILGDKDTDMIAGLEAGVQTRILVGENQALHATHRVSNLKEALELFQAINKHN